The genome window aaagaaaaaaacaatgtaacgTTTCCACAGTGACACGAGCAGAGGTCATTTTATGGCACAACATGGATGCggagtgaaaacatggcaacaGCATGACATCACCGCGGCGTCGATGTGATGTCATCGCATCGACCACAGGTCTGCAGACTCCGCCCACCCACACTGAGTGACAGCTGTGGTGGTCAGTTTCACTTCAGACACTGACCAATCGTTTCAACACTATGAATAAACACTTAGTTTGGTTTCATGTTGGCCCCACCCCCAACATCACAAATACATGGGTGTGGTTTATCACACACACTTCCTGGTTTTAAGTTTCACATTAAGCACTTTGACCCCTGAAGCCCAGACcaggaaactgtgtgtgtgtggatcatgTGATGCAGTCTGCATGTGTAGTGATAGTATTTTATTAATACTGATACAGATCAATTATCTTATTGATCCTCCTGTATTATGATCCACTGACATACGAGGACAGCTGTGAGACTGTGacctcaccaccagagggcacaCTCCTCTGTTGTAAACAAAACTGTGACATCAGCAGTTTTAGCTTCAGTTGTGTCATTGATCGTGTTTCCGTGGTTACAACATTTGTACTTGAAACAAGCTTTTGTATGAACGTGAACGCAACCCAATAAAGTTAGCTTATtcaataataacacacacacacagacacacacacacaaacacacacacacagttgaggCACAAATGAAATAGAAgctaaaaaaacattaatcatGTGTTtgaaactgtctgtctgtctgtctgtctttctttcttgtggGCGGAGTGAATGTTTAAAGGTCACAGACGGACTGCAGGTATTGAGATAAAGCATCAGCATTGCAGGGGGCGGGGCCTCACATATAAAACCACATCACATCACTATCCTGGTTTAAGCCCTGACTGACAGGcgtaaccatagcaacagtgGCGCTTAGCAGTGTGGGCGGGGCCTTCCCATGAGAACACACCTGACAACCACAGACAAGCCACGCCCTCTAGAGGCATGTTTAGCCTCgcttggcaaaaaaaatgaaagcagagTGAAACTGTCTGTGGGGGCGGGGCTTCAGGTGTGATGATTGGTCACAGGTATGGAAGCCTGGAGGGCAAGAGTGTGTTCGGGTTCAAAGGTCAAAGGATCATTTACAGTCAACTACAGATATTTACACACaactgactcctcctcctcacatactGTAGTGTAACATGGTGGGAGGCGGGGCTTTCAcactgtcacatgacatggAGGAGGAGTTTAGCTGTTCTTTAGCAGCGTTCTGTCTTCAGGAGGACAAGAGGACGAAACAGCGACGGTGGACGAGGAGAAGAAAATCAGCTGAGCACTTTCTGAGGACAAGAGCGAGCAGCAGCGCACGTCCACGGTCTGCAGACACGTGCAGCGACGCAGCAGCGCCACACACTGGTCTGTCACTTTAACACaacctgaaacacagacacacacacacacagggtcactacacaggccacgcccacatacagtgtctgtgtgtgagactgtgagtgtgtgtgtgtgtgtgtgtgtatagacgTCTCCTCACCTGCCAGGCTGATGTGGGTGAGGCTCTCTCTCAGGGGGGAGGTGGGTGAGGAGAGGGTGAGCAGGGTGTGGTCAGTGATGAGTCCACACTGACTCAGGTCTAATCGGCTCAGGTGAGGAACGAAGCGGACGAGCAGACGAGCCGACGCGTCCGTCAGATCCAGACCGGCCAAACGCAGCTCAGTCACGTTCTGGAACCGCCCCACTCTGGTTTCACCGTGAGCTGGAGGACCAATCAGAGCGCAGTATTTAACTGAAGGGAACGCCTTTTTCacttattataactttaaaCATTAAGGCTGTCAATAGATTATCATCAGTGAATGAATGACCTGTCCTGGTGTCAGGGGGCGGAGCCAGCAGCTCTCTCAGGTGAGAGTCTTTGAGGTCCTCCACTCTGCTGACGTCCAGCAGTCTGAGAcacggacagacagactgacagagggCAGAGACCACTGTCCACGGACAACCAGAGACATTCAGCTCCAGGAGACCTACACACACGAGACAGGAGACAACCATCCATGGTGTCTGTCAGTAAAGACAGAAGCAAACCTTCTTGTCTTCACTCAAACATCtgctgatctgtgtgtgtgtgtgtgtgtgtgtgtgtgttaccctgcAGACGGCTGATGAGCCACATCAGCTGTTTCTTGGAGATGTTGGTAAAGCCCAGGTTGAGTGACACTGGCTGTCGGCGGATGATACCACTGAGCATGGGAGGGGTGATGGAGCGCTGACGACTCAGGTCAATCTGTGTCCACAGCCTCTTATCACAACACCTGaggaacacatgaacacatgagtgaacaCCTGAGGAAcacatgagtgaacacatgagtgaacacatgagtgaacacatgaacacctgaggaacacatgagtgaacacatgagtgaacacatgagtgaacacatgagtgaacaCCTGAGGAACACATGAGTGAACACCTGAGGAACACATtagtgaacacatgagtgaacacatgTGTCCACAGCCTCTTATCACAACACCTGaggaacacacaaacatgagtgaacacatgaggaacacatgagtgaacacatgaacgaaCACacaagtgaacacatgaacacatgtgtTCACAGCCTCTTATCACAACACCTGAGGAACACATGAACACGAGTGAACACCTGAggaacaaatgaacacatgagtgaacaCCTGAGGAATacatgagtgaacacatgagtgaacacatgagtgaacacatgagtgaacacatgagtcCACAGCCTCTTATCACAACACCTGAGGAACACACAAGTGAACACCTGAGGAACACACGAGTGAACACATGTGTCCACAGCCTCTTATCACAACACCTGaggaacacatgaacacatgagtaaacacatgaaaacatgagtgaacacatgagtgaaaacatgagtgaacacatgtgtgtgtgtgtctcaggtgggCGGGGACCCACCAGCGGCTCCAGGTGCGACACACCCTCATGCAGACGCAGAGCTCTCGTTGGCTCAGGTTGGTGAAAACTCGCAGCCACACGTCTCGGGTCAtgatgtgggcggagcctgagTCGAGCGGCAGACAGCTGGGCTCTGgacaggtggggggggggcgcacCAGGTGTCTCTCCATCTGAACCGGCCGCGGCGGCGAGGGCACGGCCGGCGGGCTGCGCTTCATCATCTGAGAGCGTGGAGTGAGACGGGACGGCTGGGAGCAGGGAGACGCTGCCATCGCTGACATCATCAAGCCGCCTCCCCCTCCTCCGCCGTTAGAGGTGCGGACGCTTGAGGAGGAAACGTTGTTTCTGGACGCCGCCTGGATCTTGTTGTTGCTACGGATCTTGTTGCCACGACTCCCACTGGCTTTagctccaccccctcctcccccactgtgtctgtgattggtcagaggaCCACTAGCATTCTCCTTCTCCCCGCCCTCCCTCCCACCTCCCGCCCCTCCTCGCGTCCGTCCGTTGCGCGCCTCCTGCCCGTTGCTCCGCTGCTTCCCCGTGAAACTGTCATGCTGCAATGACGGAGGCATCTGATTGGAGGAGAGGGGTGAGGGAggtgggagggaggaggagtttTTCCTGGTCCTGTCCAAGGTGGGCATGTCCTCCTCATCTCCATCCTGTAGGCCTACTTTCCGTGCCCGTGGATTTAATCCCgcctctcctccacctcttcgCCTGGCCTTGTCGGCCCCTCCACCTACCGTCTCCTCctcccgctcctcctcctcccccgccttcccttcctccccctccGACTCCTCGCTGGCGCTGAAGCCAAGCTCGGCCAGACGccgctctctctcccgctctctctccctctcccgaTCGCTAcgactcctctctctctctgcccggCTCCCACTGCTGTTGCCATAGACGACAGGGGGAGGCGGagcaggggaggaggaagagggggaggagccatCCCCCTGCTCCGCCCTCAGGGAGTCATCAGAGTCGGACTCAGACTCGGACtcggagctggaggaggaagaggaggaggaggaaggccgGCGCTCCAGCAGACACATCCTCTTAAAACGCTCCAGTTTCTCACGGTGATGCGAGCGCTGGTCGGCGCTTGGCATCCCCAACGCTCCTCCCACCCCTGCTCCTCCCACCCCGCCTCCCCCACTGCCTCCGGGCTGagaggaggacgaagaggaggagccCTGCAGTCCTCCAGCTCCGCCTACAGAGGACAAAGTCGGACCGTTTGACTCCAACGCCTCTTGCTTAGGTTTctgagggaggagggaaggaaatagggaaggagagaggagggagggaggagtcagtgacAGATGATGTTGATTTTAGAAAAGTGTAAAAGTGACTTTTTACCTTTTTCAGACGTTTCTCGTGAACACCTTTCATCTGGAGGGAAACAGACAgtcaacttcctgtttcaccatcaaaataaaagcctgacaTTGACAACTTTTACTGTGAAGGTCCACAGTATTAAAGATGGGGTACGTCCGTTTCTGATAAAACACATTAGTTTAAATCAAGTTTAAagttttcactttaatttaacTAATGACGTCATTCAGACCACACAGACACCTAGACCACACAGACACTTTGGCCCATTAGACACCTAGACCACACAGACACCTAGACCATGCAGACCACACAGACACCTAGACCATGCAGACACCTAGACCATGCAGACCACTCAGACACCTAGACAATGCAGACCACACAGACACCTAGACCATGCAGACACCTAGACCACACAGACACCTAGACCACTCAGACACCTAGACCATGCAGACCACTCAGACACCTAGACAATACAGACCACACAGACACCTAGACCATGCAGACACCTAGACCACTCAGACACCTAGACCATG of Solea solea chromosome 16, fSolSol10.1, whole genome shotgun sequence contains these proteins:
- the zgc:158376 gene encoding LOW QUALITY PROTEIN: F-box/LRR-repeat protein 19 (The sequence of the model RefSeq protein was modified relative to this genomic sequence to represent the inferred CDS: deleted 1 base in 1 codon); this translates as MKASSGVWMTVRQPVLPHTAVCFACGEAGKEDTVDSEEEKFSLCLMECTICNEIIHPSCLKMSKSEGIINDEIPNCWSVQKCHKEGKTSKDQTDGLGKRRLDNGEVGRWKLTDDPPPKKKAPPSLEEGGGVDGGHKRKKEKEVPQDSGPKKKMKGVHEKRLKKKPKQEALESNGPTLSSVGGAGGLQGSSSSSSSQPGGSGGGGVGGAGVGGALGMPSADQRSHHREKLERFKRMCLLERRPSSSSSSSSSSESESESDSDDSLRAEQGDGSSPSSSSPAPPPPVVYGNSSGSRAERERSRSDRERERERERERRLAELGFSASEESEGEEGKAGEEEEREEETVGGGADKARRRGGGEAGLNPRARKVGLQDGDEEDMPTLDRTRKNSSSLPPPSPLSSNQMPPSLQHDSFTGKQRSNGQEARNGRTRGGAGGGREGGEKENASGPLTNHRHSGGGGGGAKASGSRGNKIRSNNKIQAASRNNVSSSSVRTSNGGGGGGGLMMSAMAASPCSQPSRLTPRSQMMKRSPPAVPSPPRPVQMERHLVRPPPTCPEPSCLPLDSGSAHIMTRDVWLRVFTNLSQRELCVCMRVCRTWSRWCCDKRLWTQIDLSRQRSITPPMLSGIIRRQPVSLNLGFTNISKKQLMWLISRLQGLLELNVSGCPWTVVSALCQSVCPCLRLLDVSRVEDLKDSHLRELLAPPPDTRTAHGETRVGRFQNVTELRLAGLDLTDASARLLVRFVPHLSRLDLSQCGLITDHTLLTLSSPTSPLRESLTHISLAGCVKVTDQCVALLRRCTCLQTVDVRCCSLLSSESAQLIFFSSSTVAVSSSCPPEDRTLLKNS